CTTCTTTTAATCGAATCAGGTTCACTGCACTGAGAATCACATGCTGGGAGATTAAGGTACCTAAAGAGTCCCAAGGTCATTCAGCTACTCAGCTCTCAGAAGCTCATCAGGAGGGAACATATAAACAAGATGACCTTTCTCCTcaatacacgcatgcacaggcaggcatgcgcacgcacacagaagTAAGATTAGCGTTCAAACTCCCTTTTTTTCCGAACCCTAGAAAATAATTCTGGGGTTCATTTGATTGGAGAGTTCAGGGCTCTCTGTGcctcggtgtgagtgtgtgtgtgtaactcaccAGGTTCagggctctctctgtctgtgtgtgtgtgtgtgtgtgtgtgtgtgtgtatgtgcacgtgtatCTCACCAGGTTCagggctctctctgtctcagtgtgtgtgtgtgtgtgtgtgtgtgtgtgtgtgtgtgcgtaactCACCAGGTTCAGGGCTCtttctgtctcagtgtgtgtgtgtgtgtgtgtgtgtgtgtgtgtgtgtaactcaccAGGTTCagggctctctctgtctcagtgtgtgtgtgtgtgtgtgtgtgtgtgtgtaactcaccAGGTTCagggctctctctgtctcagtgtgtgtgtgtgtgtgtgtgtgtgtgtgtgtgtaactcaccAGGTTCagggctctctctgtctcagtgtgtgtgtgtgtgtgtgtgtgtgtgtgtgtgtgtgtgtgtgtgtgtgtgtaactcaccAGGTTCagggctctctctgtctcagtgtgtgtgttcgccCGTTCCCGCCGCAGTGCCACGCTCAGCTCCTCCCGAGCAGCCTTTCTCTCCTGCCGTGTGATCCGTGACAGCTCCTCCCGCATAACGGCCTGCTCCCGCTCATACCTGAGGAGAGAGGTACAGACCACCATCACTACTACAGACCACCGTCACCACTACAGAGCACTCTCACTACTACAGACCACCGTCACCACTACAGAGCACTCTCACTACTACAGACCACCGTCACCACTACAGAGCACTCTCACTACTACAGACCACCATCACTACTACAGAGCACTCTCACTACTACAGACCACCGTCACCACTACAGAGCACTCTCACTACTACAGACCACTCTCACTACTACAGACCGCCGTCACCACTACAGACCACTCTCACTACTACAGACCACCATCACCACTACAGAGCACTACTACAGAGCACTCTCACTACTACAGACCACCATCACTACTACAGACCACCGTCACCACTACAGACCACCATCACTACTACAGACCACTCTCACTACTACAGACCACTGTCACTAGTACAGACCATCATCACTACTACATAGCACTCTCACTACTACAGACCAACTCACTACTTCAGACCACATCACTACTACAGACCACCCTCACTACTACTGACCATTCTCACTACTACAGACCACCATCACTACTACAGACCACCCGCAATACTACTGACCACTCTCACTACTACAGACCAACATCACTACTACTGACTACTCTCACTACTACAGACCACCCTCACTACTACTGACCACTCTCACTACTACTTACCACCTCCACTGCTGACCATCCTCACTACTGCCCACCCTCACTACATGTGGGCCCAAGATGTCTCCAAATGGCACCAACCCTCTTCAAATTGTAATATTGTGCCACCCATATCCCACACTTCCTCCAAACCCCCATATAACTAACATTCTTTATTTACCTATTCTCTCTTTTTGGCTATGCCCTTTGGAGAGTTTCTATGTGCAGATGTGTGCATAATGGTTACTTATGACACAGAGAAATCTCTGAAAGATGGACCTTACTGTGCACTCTGACCTGTGTTCAGCTGCAATAGGCAAACGGTAGCTGTCACTCTATTTTTAAACCCATTTTTAATGATCAAATGCCTGTCTCCACTTAGTCTTGTTGGTACAGCAGGGACAGCGATGGAAATTAGTCCTTGACTTTTCCCCTTTCATCCCTGACACtgcttttatatttgttttatacaaGTGAATTGCTctcaatgtcaaataaaatcaaacccATTATCGCTTTTATTAGTTGTcaaaggggaggagagggagagagaaagatggaagaGAGAAGGGGGTAAACCAACCTCTTACGTAGTTCCTCCTGCATCTCAGCTACAGAGGGTCGGGGAGGTTCAGAGGGTCGGGGAGGTTCAGAGGGTCGAGGAGGTTCAGAGGGTCGGGGAGGTTCAGTGGGATGTGCTGGCGGAGAAGGTTGTGGCAGATCAGGGGTCACAAGTTTTGGACCTGCAAACAGCATTGTCCATTAAGCCCCAGTTTACAGACCAGCGCTACGCCCAATATATTTCTGacatccctatcctccttgtctaacctccaaaaaaatagataaataataattaaaaaattaaaaaattttcaataaataattgcatgatgatgactatatgtttagaacagcatttcatgtgtattttcctagttatggatgtgatgctttgacttgtggaagaacctatgcacttgtaagtcgctttggaataaaagcgtctgccaaatgactaaaatgaaaatgtaaatgtaaatgtaatggtaCACGCCATTGCCCCCTGACAGTATATATAGGGAAATAGTATATTATACATAGCGTATATTGAATACATATTGAACATGCAAGACAGAAGAATCACCAACTAATCAGGCTTGTCATTTATTGCTtagttgtcttttttttctccacactttgcttGTAATTGACTTTTTTCATTACTGAGCAAGACAGTTCAATCATCTCAAGAGAACTGCTCAtagaacaaatgaaatgatcagcAGAGAGAAGTtggggggagggtggtgttcgtgcacacgtgtgtgtgtgtgtgtgtgggtatgtgtgtgcgtgtgtgcatgtacgtgtgtgtgtctgtgtgtgtgtgtgtgcgcgtgtgtgttagcgcgtggatgtgtgtgtatgcgtgtgtgtgtgtgtgtacatgtatatgtgtgtgtgtgtatgtgcctgcgtgtgtgtgtgtgtgcgcgtgtgtgttagcgcgtggatgtgtgtgtgtgcgtgcgtgtgtgtgcgcgtgtgcacgtgtgtgtctgtgtgtgtgcgcgtgtgcgtgcgtttgtgtgtgtgtgcgtgtcataCCAGGCTCCTCCCTGTGGCTGTCAGGGGAGGGTGGTCTGAAGTTGGGCTCCCTCATGCCCCCCCTCATCCTCTGGAGGACGTCTTCTGAGAGCTGGACAGAGacgaggggagggagggagggagagagagagagagagagagagagagcgagagagacagggagagagagagacaggggagagagagacaggggagagagagagagcgacagggagagagagagacggggagagagagagaagggagagagagagacaggggagagagagagagatggggagagagagacaggggagagagagagatggggagagagagagacaggggagagagagatgggagagagagacaggggagagagagagacaggggagagagagagatgggagagagagagttgggggagagagagatggggagagagagagacaggggagagagagagatgggggcgagagagacggggagagagagagagatggggaagagagagagacgggggagtGAGGGACATCTGAAGGCGCGCTCATGGCGTTAAGTGCCTGCATGTAATGCTCTCCAGAGGCGTGAGCAGCTCCACACCACATCCCTCACTGAACCGCACCTGGATCAcgtttttttggattcaaatatttttctatgctttcttgagcttttctggtgtattggaacctggtGTGTTGGAAATGCtatcaaaaagtgcaaaccacaCCTTCTGCTTCAAGCGCAgagaaatatttgaatccaaaacagttataTATTTGATCTAGGTCTAACAGGATTTTTCCCATCTGGACCACGGCTAGGAGGGTATGGCCACTACTGAAAACCCTGTCTTAAGGCCAGTTTCGCCCAAGTGAAATCACAGAGCGTGAAAGTTCTACTGTTTCCCAAGGTAGACTGTGACCGTTTTACAGTGAGAATTAATAAATTGTGTCAAGCAGGCTACAACTCTCATATACAAGATTACATTTAAAGTAATGGTCGCCTATTATAGACATCCAAACCATggcccagccaatcatgtggcagcaactaaatgcataaaagaatgcagatatggtcaagaggttcagctgtttttcaaaacaaatggcagaatagggaagaaatgtgatctaagtcaatttgacagtctctagagtttgtagagaatggtctgaaaaacaaaaaacattctgtgagcagcagttcagcaaaATCACGTTgataatgagaggtcagaggagaagggccagactggttgacagtaggtgacagtagcgcaaataaccacgAATGAAAACAGTGGGCAatcctctcagtggataggctacagcagcagaagacaaataagtctaaaaaataacaaattcagGGCAAATAGATGCATATaagatttatataaataaatatagactATTTTAAAACACACGTATATCCAGTCAAGTGAAACAGGAGGCCCGCAGGTGCCGACTTTTACGGCGCACGTGTTGGCTGACGATATTCATCCTGGCTTTTCCCTTCCATGCCTTTTACATTGACGCTACGCGCTCACCTTGCTTTAAAAAACGGCCTAATTTTCAATTAATATATAAACTctacatattatatataatgaatatattatatGCACACGATGTTAATCGTTTGCGCAGAGGACGTGTTGGGTATTAACCCGCAGAAACATCAACGCAGTGGATACGTATAGCTGTCAGTGGCCAGATAACGCTAGCTGAGATAAGCTACTCAGCGCTTCAACGGAGAACTGAATGGGCCTCGTAACCTAATGACAAGCGTCCGTCTCCCTACCCCTGCCTATCAATGAAATGCATCATGTCACTTACATAGCTCATTAAACGATACTAAACCCCCCAGCCGTCCGCAGACAATGACTCATGTCGTACCTCGCCCAGTTCATATAAGGTCACGGAAATACTACACATAGTATCCCATGCAGCCAACGGCAAAATTAATTCATCTACCGGTAATAAAAGCACGCCGCCAAGGAGCCTACACGTTCAGCGGTACAGAGCAAGCGAGAATTCATGCACTGCAATCTGCACAATACGAAGAGCTTAAACTTGGTCAAACTCGGCTTCACTGCCTGACAGCCAGCTAACTCGCTAACCTTAACTCCACGCAGGACCCGGACATTGTCCTCCTCATCAAGCGCGAAAGACACTTTTCTGGTTGAACTCTCGGTGCTCCCCATCCTGCGTATAAATCTGCGTCCACAAGACGACCTGTTTGGATCAGATAACTATTTGACAGAAAAACGGAGTTGTTTTCTCGGTTGATTGATAATGTATCCCACTATCCTCACAGCGGCTCGAAACGTCATGAAATGTCAGTCTGGAAAATACTGTATTCTCAAAGCGCATAGGTCGATAAAACGATGCGACCCGAATTGAACTGTACCGTGTAGCGTCTACGACCGAGGAGGCTGCTGGGAGGTGTAGTCCACAGTAATACGTCATTGATCTGCTGACGACAATTTACCATAATCCACCCACCGCATCACAAAAataagtaaccaaaatgttatTCTTctcttgttatttttgtttttcaaacgcTAGATGCAAACACAAGAGTTTCATTTACATGGCAATTTGTTTCACATCACTTATTAAAGCGACAACAGAAACCAACTGGATTTTACCTCATAGTGCCGAAGTACCGAGTTACACCACAGGAGGGAGGTGTTTTCTAACTAATGCAACAGTCCTGCAAGAGTCGGAAAATGTGTGCCTCTATCAcgttattttatatttactcacttatttttaaactggCCTTAAGATGTCCATACCCACACCTCCATACCATTCCTTTCGTTTTACCGTAATAAAGCAGTATAACATTCAGTCACGTGCTGTATCTCTTATGGAATATACAGCCAGTGATGTGGATGATGAGAAGTGAAACTGCATTGATAATAACAGCTTTAAAAGAAATCTGTAGGACAGTGagacttttacattttatttggcagatgcttttattcaaagtgacaaTAGGTGCATACCAAAGGTTGCTGGAACTACAAAACAaatgtcagataaggtacaattctcaTATAGTATCAGTTATCCATTGCTCAAGTTCTAGTCTAGCTCACACAGTAAGCATTAGTAAAGTAAAGTTATGACTGAGTCATAAGCTAGAAGTGAGACATGATTACAAGAGCTTTGATGAAGAGCTACAACATCAGATACAAGTGCAACTTGAAAGTACTAAAACACCAAGATACACGTGTAACATAAGAGTGATACAAGGTCGGAGGTAGTCCTGTAGAGGAGTAGGACTAGGCCCAGCTCCACCACCAACCTGTCGCCTTCCTTCTTACCTCCTCCAACTCCAAAGCTCTCGAAACAATCAACATGGTTTTTTAAAAGATCTTTATTTGataaatgtgtgcatttatccaaagtgctgtacaagtgatgcttctcattcacccattcacacacttatacactcacgcacacactaatgccgattggctgccatgcaaggcaccaaccagctcgtaaagagcaattgggggttagggattttgctcagggacacttcgatacacccagggcgggatcgaagcagcaaccctccgactgccagatgaccacctgagccaatgtcgcccggAAACTGGAACAGGAAACCCCAACCCTCTGTTTTGTAAACCTATGTTGACATTACAGTTAATActattcattttaatatatacactcaccgagcactttattaggaacatttttactttattacacctacttattcatgaaattatctagtcagccaattgtgtggcagcagtgcaatgcataaaatcatgtacaggccaggagcttcagttaatgctcacacaaaccatcagaatgggaaaaaaatttgatcaAAGTAACTTTTACCAGACAAagtgaagagaggttgggtattccatcaGGACAATCATCCCAACCATACCTCAAagtcaaccatgaagtacctccaggaaagtaaaatttaatgtttttttaatttgaagaaATTGGTCATGTTTAACTTGGTCATGAGGTCAGGTTCAcatctgttcaccaagatattaattgtaaaaggttttttgaCAAAGGGTGCCAAAATGTTTGCATGCGACTGTCAGAACTgtgaaacaggcaatggtcattatccaggcagacaggtacatgccGGGTAAGCAGATAAGCCGAaagacaggcagagttcaaaaccaAAAAGACAGTTGAAACCAGGCAGAtattgaaaacagaaaaataaaaaaaaacggtgcaaaaaaacagacaaaataaacCAGGACGAAGGCACATGGAAGAGGAGGCTGGAACCGGGGTAGGGAACACAAGGGCAAAACTCAGGAACAGCGAGAGACAAACTAGCAAGAAGAACGGAAAAAGACAGGCTTAAATAGAACAGAGATTAACagacaacgagaaacaggtgagttcaatgacaagagacaggaaggaagtacatatatggagtatatatacagtcccttcaaaaagtattggaacagcaaggtcaattattTTATctgtgcaatacactgaatacatttagggTTGAGataagatgaacacaagacaagagttcagaatttcagcttttattttctggtatctacacctagatgtgttaaattaACTAGAACGTTGGTACCAGACCACCAGACCACCACTTTTGCAATTTtgggtgagcaaaagtattggaacagagagtatttatgtaaatgaatgtaaataagacataatatttggtagcatatcccttgcttgcaataactgcgtcaagcctgcgacccattgacatcaccaaactgttgcattcttctgttgtgatgcttttccaggcttttactgcagcctcttttggttgttgtttgtttcgggggggtTTTCCCCCTTTAAtcttctctttccatcactttggtagaggttaaacttggtctcatcagtccataaaactttgtttcagaacttttgtggctcatctctttacttctttgcaaattgtaatcaactactgttgttttccttgatcAACCCATTTGATGTCTgtttgctcagtacgccagcagtttcaggacattccaagttgttgtacaagctagaCCCAATGATTTCATCTCAAAATTGCTTGCTTTTCTCGCAAAGAcagttctctggtcttcatgttggtttatcttttttaacatcttttttaaatgaagtcttcacaggcagaaccaaaggctaaaaccaagagtagtcattcagaactatttaatgttttatcaatcaatctaacaggacaaaTCTGGGCCACAGGAAACAtctgtcacatgttccaatacttttgctcacctaaacattGGGAGACTATGTTTAAACCATTTATATAttaaagttgtttaacaaatccagatacaaataccaagaaataaaagcataaattTTGATCTGTCATTTCATTCAGAATTGACCTTGTtgctccaatacttttgaaggggactgtaatatatatattttatagtaACTATAaatttctttcttatttcttatttttttgcttgtttgtcacacttaaatgtttcagatcatcaaacaaatttaaatattattcaaagacaacacaagtaaacacaaaatgctgttaaatgaaggtttttattattatgggagaaaaaaatccaaacctacatggccctgtgtgaaaaagtgattgccccccctgttaaaacataacttaactgtggtttatcaaacctgagttcaatttctctagccacacccgggcctgattactgccacacctgttctcaatcaagaaatcacttaaataggacctgcctgacaaagtgaagtagaccaaatgatcctcaaaagctagacatcatgccgagatctaaaataattcaggaacaaatgagaaagaaagtaattgagatctatcagtctggaaaaggttataaagccatttctaaagctttgggactccagcgaaccacagtgagagcatggaacagtggtgaaccttcccaccaggagtggccggccgaccaaaattaccccaagagtgcagcgacgactcatccaagaggtcacaaaagaccccacaacaacatccaaagaactgcaggcctcacttgcctcattTAAGgccagtgttcatgactccaccataagaaagagactgggcaaaaatcgcctgcatggcagagctccaagacgaaaaccactgctgagctaaggctcgtctcaattttgccagaaaacatcttgatgatccccaagacttttgggaaaatactctgtggtctgacgagacaaaagttgaactttttggaaggtgtgtgtcccattacatctggcgtaaaagtaacactgcatttcagaaaaagaacatcataccaacagtaaaatatggtggtggtagtgtgatggtctggggctgttttgctgctttaggacctggaagacttgctgtgataaatggaaccatgaattctgctgtctaccaaaaaaggacagaaaaaaaaaaaaacagaatgtccagccatctgtttgtgacctcaagctgaaacgaacttgggttctgcagcaggacaatgatccaaaacacaccagcaagtccacctctgaatggctgaagaaaaacaaaatgaagactttggagtggcctagtcaaagtcctgacctgaatcctattgagattacattacattacattaatggtatttggcagacgctcttatccagagcgacgtacagttgattagactcagcaggagacaatcctcccctggagcaatgcagggttaagggccttgctcaagggcccaacggctgtgt
Above is a genomic segment from Conger conger chromosome 10, fConCon1.1, whole genome shotgun sequence containing:
- the LOC133138125 gene encoding MICOS complex subunit mic25a-like isoform X2, which translates into the protein MGSTESSTRKVSFALDEEDNVRVLRGVKLSEDVLQRMRGGMREPNFRPPSPDSHREEPGPKLVTPDLPQPSPPAHPTEPPRPSEPPRPSEPPRPSEPPRPSVAEMQEELRKRYEREQAVMREELSRITRQERKAAREELSVALRRERANTHTETERALNLGKQLQRKEVELQKQEAFYKEKLAQLEQKNLEYYKQAREQFREAASRTEEHVRPRITEPVCTPLQQQIWQCYRQNRHQTLHCSDLAREYMQCVNAAKKSVLVNHG
- the LOC133138125 gene encoding MICOS complex subunit mic25a-like isoform X1 yields the protein MGSTESSTRKVSFALDEEDNVRVLRGVKLSEDVLQRMRGGMREPNFRPPSPDSHREEPGPKLVTPDLPQPSPPAHPTEPPRPSEPPRPSEPPRPSEPPRPSVAEMQEELRKRYEREQAVMREELSRITRQERKAAREELSVALRRERANTHTETERALNLPAELDQWGKQLQRKEVELQKQEAFYKEKLAQLEQKNLEYYKQAREQFREAASRTEEHVRPRITEPVCTPLQQQIWQCYRQNRHQTLHCSDLAREYMQCVNAAKKSVLVNHG
- the LOC133138125 gene encoding MICOS complex subunit mic25a-like isoform X3, which translates into the protein MGSTESSTRKVSFALDEEDNVRVLRGVKLSEDVLQRMRGGMREPNFRPPSPDSHREEPAHPTEPPRPSEPPRPSEPPRPSEPPRPSVAEMQEELRKRYEREQAVMREELSRITRQERKAAREELSVALRRERANTHTETERALNLPAELDQWGKQLQRKEVELQKQEAFYKEKLAQLEQKNLEYYKQAREQFREAASRTEEHVRPRITEPVCTPLQQQIWQCYRQNRHQTLHCSDLAREYMQCVNAAKKSVLVNHG